A stretch of the Ochrobactrum sp. BTU1 genome encodes the following:
- a CDS encoding DUF4159 domain-containing protein, whose protein sequence is MNFLPLAFGSPLILAGLLALPVIWWLLRMTPPRPQEESFPPLRILAQVFKREEVPSKSPWWMTLLRLLIAALVILALASPVWNPRATAIAGDEPLAIMIDNGWASAEDWSQRVAAAEKLISDTDETNTQIYIIGTAEPANAAIGPYDRTGATERLQALQARPLPVNRKAATERLSSALPEGVKIRLAFLNDGLASENDTESFGALDKTGHLGSVLWYRASLGRTFALTGIDNKADSLDAIAVRPEGVQAPRSLTAAAYDDKGRRIAEAPLTFALGSVEGSARFNLPVELRNDFRLIRVDGVEQAGATHLIDAGSERRTIGLLASGDGDLAQPLLSPLHYISRALSPYANLVEPRSADLLQSVPELLDGKPSLLIMADIGTMPQPVIEQLSKWVEDGGTLVRFAGPRLAGANDNDPLLPVKLRKGERALGGTLSWSEPQKLRTFPQQGPFAGLTIPDDVNVSRQVLAEPSFDLNDKTYAVLQDGTPLVTGEKRGRGNIVLFHISPDATWSTLPISGSFVDMLRRIVSLSNRAGGQDNQDAVSLPPFQLLSASGALVPPTSEAKPLIVEKNKQASVSINTPPGFYGNEDGLKALNIFDGSNIKLQPIEQPAFSTGVTEASYTSDESISLAGPFLGFAAMLLALDTLLMLWLRGAFRRRMKTRAKAASIALLLAGGLAFSFAPATVNHARAQEPQQTHDDSKPGDEAIINSVSQTHLAYIITGNAETDDISKAGLRGLTFALNDKTALEPGDPIGVDPAKDELAFYPLIYWPIDPNSAMPSAEAIAKVDAYMQQGGTVLFDTRDQLQAGASLDASASPANQRLRAILDNMNVPPLEPVPDDHVLTKSFFIMPDFPGRYEGSPLWVEATTPNNATQDRPVRTGDGVTPIMITANDFAGAWAVDEQGNPLLPTVPNDPMQRIYAIRGGVNIVMYMLTGNYKSDQVHVPALLERLGN, encoded by the coding sequence ATGAATTTTCTGCCACTCGCCTTTGGATCACCGCTGATCCTCGCAGGCCTTCTCGCTTTGCCGGTTATCTGGTGGCTGCTGCGTATGACGCCACCGCGCCCGCAGGAAGAGAGCTTCCCGCCTTTGCGTATTCTGGCGCAAGTTTTCAAACGCGAGGAAGTGCCGTCAAAAAGCCCCTGGTGGATGACGCTGCTACGCCTGCTGATCGCAGCACTGGTTATTCTGGCTCTGGCATCCCCTGTCTGGAACCCGCGTGCCACCGCGATTGCAGGCGATGAGCCGCTTGCAATCATGATCGATAACGGCTGGGCCTCGGCTGAAGACTGGTCGCAACGTGTGGCTGCTGCGGAAAAACTCATTTCCGATACAGATGAAACCAACACGCAGATTTATATTATCGGCACCGCAGAACCAGCCAATGCTGCAATCGGACCTTATGATCGTACTGGAGCAACCGAACGTTTGCAGGCGTTGCAGGCACGCCCACTTCCTGTGAACCGCAAAGCCGCCACTGAACGCCTCTCTTCAGCCTTGCCTGAAGGCGTAAAAATTCGCCTCGCTTTCCTGAATGACGGCCTTGCCAGCGAGAACGACACCGAAAGCTTCGGCGCGCTCGACAAGACCGGCCATCTGGGTTCGGTCCTCTGGTATAGGGCGAGCCTCGGTCGCACCTTTGCCCTTACCGGCATCGACAACAAAGCCGACAGTCTGGATGCGATTGCAGTCCGTCCGGAAGGGGTACAGGCGCCGCGTTCGTTGACTGCCGCAGCTTATGACGACAAGGGACGCCGCATTGCCGAAGCACCACTTACCTTTGCGCTCGGCAGCGTCGAGGGTTCAGCGCGTTTTAATCTGCCGGTGGAATTACGCAATGATTTCCGCCTGATCCGCGTTGATGGTGTTGAACAGGCAGGCGCAACCCATCTGATCGATGCGGGATCAGAGCGCCGTACCATTGGGCTTCTTGCAAGTGGTGATGGCGATCTCGCCCAGCCACTGCTGTCACCGCTGCATTATATTTCGCGCGCCCTTTCCCCTTACGCAAATCTGGTTGAGCCACGCTCCGCCGACCTCCTGCAATCCGTACCGGAATTGCTCGATGGCAAGCCTTCCCTGCTCATCATGGCCGACATCGGCACGATGCCCCAGCCAGTCATCGAACAGCTTTCAAAATGGGTGGAAGATGGCGGCACGCTTGTGCGTTTTGCGGGTCCACGCCTTGCCGGTGCAAATGACAACGATCCGCTGCTTCCGGTTAAACTGCGCAAAGGCGAACGCGCTTTGGGTGGTACGCTGTCATGGTCTGAGCCGCAGAAACTCCGTACCTTTCCGCAGCAAGGTCCATTTGCTGGACTGACTATTCCCGACGATGTGAATGTCTCGCGACAGGTGCTGGCTGAACCGTCTTTTGATCTGAATGACAAGACCTATGCCGTGCTTCAAGACGGCACTCCGCTTGTAACCGGCGAAAAACGCGGACGCGGCAATATCGTGTTGTTCCATATTTCGCCTGACGCAACATGGTCGACGCTGCCTATTTCCGGCTCATTTGTCGACATGCTTCGCCGCATCGTCTCATTGTCCAACCGCGCAGGCGGACAGGACAATCAGGACGCAGTTTCGCTGCCGCCGTTCCAGCTTCTTTCTGCTTCTGGAGCGCTTGTGCCGCCGACATCGGAGGCCAAGCCTTTGATCGTTGAGAAAAACAAGCAGGCCAGTGTCAGCATCAACACGCCGCCCGGTTTCTACGGCAATGAGGATGGCTTGAAAGCACTCAATATTTTTGATGGCAGCAACATCAAATTGCAGCCAATCGAGCAACCAGCATTTTCCACGGGCGTCACCGAAGCATCCTACACGTCGGATGAGTCGATCTCGCTCGCAGGACCATTTCTTGGCTTCGCAGCTATGCTTTTGGCACTCGATACATTGTTGATGCTCTGGCTGCGCGGTGCCTTCCGTCGTCGCATGAAGACACGGGCCAAGGCTGCAAGCATCGCCCTGCTACTGGCAGGTGGACTGGCATTCAGTTTTGCGCCTGCAACCGTCAATCATGCGCGAGCCCAAGAGCCACAACAAACACACGACGACAGCAAACCCGGCGATGAAGCGATCATCAACTCGGTTTCGCAAACCCACCTTGCCTATATCATCACCGGCAATGCCGAGACCGACGATATCAGCAAGGCAGGTCTGCGTGGCCTTACCTTCGCTCTCAACGACAAAACCGCGCTTGAGCCGGGCGATCCGATTGGCGTTGATCCTGCCAAGGATGAACTGGCTTTCTATCCGTTGATTTACTGGCCGATTGATCCAAATTCAGCCATGCCAAGCGCTGAGGCCATCGCCAAGGTCGATGCCTATATGCAGCAGGGCGGAACAGTTCTTTTCGATACCCGTGACCAGCTTCAGGCGGGCGCAAGCCTTGATGCATCCGCGTCGCCTGCAAATCAGCGGCTAAGGGCGATCCTCGACAACATGAACGTGCCACCTCTGGAACCTGTTCCGGACGATCATGTCCTGACCAAGTCCTTCTTCATCATGCCAGATTTTCCGGGTCGATATGAGGGAAGCCCGCTGTGGGTCGAAGCAACGACACCCAACAATGCCACACAGGATCGCCCCGTTCGCACCGGCGATGGTGTGACACCAATCATGATCACCGCAAATGATTTTGCGGGCGCATGGGCAGTCGATGAACAGGGCAATCCTCTGTTGCCAACCGTTCCGAACGATCCAATGCAGCGCATCTATGCCATCCGTGGCGGTGTCAATATCGTGATGTATATGCTCACCGGCAATTACAAATCCGATCAGGTCCACGTCCCGGCCCTGCTTGAACGGCTGGGGAATTAA
- a CDS encoding N-acetyltransferase: MQQLELTYAQANPAHDIEIEAINAEAFGPARFTKAAHFIREGGPHDLNLSFVALMGGIVVGSVRQTPVMVGKKPALLLGPLAVRPEWKKRGIGGTLMRMSIEAAQNAGHKLIVLVGDEPYYAPFGFKMVQPGSMIMPAPVDPRRMLACELAPNALNGATGIVRHASRV; the protein is encoded by the coding sequence ATGCAGCAGCTTGAACTGACATACGCGCAGGCAAACCCGGCGCACGACATCGAAATCGAAGCCATCAATGCCGAGGCTTTCGGTCCTGCCCGTTTTACCAAGGCAGCGCATTTCATTCGTGAAGGTGGCCCTCACGATCTGAACCTGTCCTTCGTCGCACTGATGGGGGGCATCGTTGTCGGATCAGTCCGGCAGACGCCTGTTATGGTTGGCAAGAAACCGGCTCTGCTGCTCGGACCGCTCGCTGTAAGGCCGGAATGGAAGAAGCGCGGCATCGGTGGCACCTTGATGCGGATGTCGATCGAGGCGGCTCAGAATGCCGGTCACAAGCTGATCGTTCTGGTAGGTGACGAGCCTTATTATGCGCCTTTTGGCTTCAAGATGGTGCAGCCGGGTTCGATGATTATGCCAGCGCCAGTTGATCCGCGCCGGATGCTCGCCTGTGAGCTTGCGCCAAATGCGCTGAACGGCGCAACCGGCATAGTGCGTCACGCAAGCAGAGTTTAA
- a CDS encoding glutathione S-transferase family protein, with amino-acid sequence MGLLVDGKWQDVWYDTKATKGRFERSKSQFRNWVTADGSAGPTGEGGFKAEHGRYHLYVSYACPWAHRTLIFCALKKLEDVISVSVVDYLMVEEGWTFYGTTGSSGDALYGSKRLHEIYTRADPTYSGRVTVPVLWDKQRETIVSNESSEIIRMLNSAFDAFGDASLDLYPEALRGEIDALNEFVYPNINNGVYRAGFATSQEAYEEAFGQVFAALDTLEEKLSKSRYLAGSSLTEADWRLFTTLLRFDPVYVGHFKCNLRRIADYPNLWNYTKELYQVPGVASTVNMEHIKGHYYCSHKTINPTGIVPLGPEIDFSAPHDRDRLSN; translated from the coding sequence ATGGGACTTCTGGTTGACGGCAAATGGCAGGATGTCTGGTATGACACGAAAGCCACCAAAGGCCGTTTCGAGCGCTCGAAATCGCAGTTCAGAAACTGGGTTACAGCAGATGGAAGCGCAGGCCCAACTGGCGAAGGCGGCTTCAAGGCCGAGCACGGCCGCTATCACCTCTATGTCTCCTACGCCTGCCCATGGGCACACCGCACGCTGATATTCTGTGCATTGAAGAAGCTTGAAGATGTAATTTCCGTCTCGGTTGTCGATTATCTCATGGTCGAAGAAGGCTGGACCTTCTACGGCACAACCGGCAGCTCGGGTGACGCTCTCTACGGCTCTAAACGCCTGCATGAGATTTATACCCGCGCCGATCCAACCTATTCCGGTCGCGTGACCGTACCGGTTCTCTGGGACAAGCAGCGCGAGACGATTGTTTCAAATGAGTCATCTGAGATTATCAGAATGCTCAATTCGGCTTTCGATGCGTTCGGCGATGCGTCGCTTGATCTTTATCCGGAGGCCCTGCGCGGCGAGATCGACGCACTCAACGAGTTTGTCTATCCAAACATCAATAATGGGGTTTACCGGGCTGGCTTTGCGACCTCACAGGAAGCCTATGAAGAAGCCTTCGGACAGGTCTTCGCAGCGCTCGATACGCTGGAGGAAAAACTTTCAAAGAGCCGCTATCTGGCAGGCTCCAGCCTGACAGAAGCCGATTGGCGGCTGTTCACCACGCTGTTGCGCTTTGATCCGGTCTATGTCGGGCATTTTAAATGCAACCTGCGGCGCATCGCCGACTATCCGAACCTTTGGAATTACACGAAAGAGCTTTATCAGGTGCCGGGCGTTGCTTCGACCGTCAATATGGAACACATCAAGGGCCATTATTATTGCAGCCACAAGACGATCAACCCAACAGGCATTGTTCCGCTTGGACCGGAAATCGACTTCTCAGCACCACATGACCGGGACCGTCTCAGCAACTGA
- a CDS encoding OmpW family protein — MNRFAKGLLAATALTFAAPAAFAADAIVAQPATEIVAVPQALSPWQIRVRALGVIAENKGYVNGVDGSGLDYSKSITPELDITYYFTDNLAAELILGTTYANINGTGSIEGLGKVGKVWMLPPTLTMQYHFTNFGAFKPYVGAGVNYTIFYNQDAAGVDYLKVKNTFGGALQVGFDYMIDEHWGINFDVKKLFLEPKFDATLAGGTQVSGKAKLNPWLIGTGIIYRF; from the coding sequence ATGAACCGCTTTGCCAAAGGGCTTCTCGCAGCAACAGCACTGACATTCGCAGCACCTGCAGCTTTTGCTGCTGATGCGATTGTTGCGCAGCCAGCGACCGAGATCGTTGCCGTGCCACAGGCTTTGTCGCCATGGCAGATCCGCGTGCGCGCGCTTGGCGTTATTGCCGAGAATAAAGGCTATGTGAACGGCGTCGATGGTTCTGGTCTTGATTACTCGAAGTCGATCACGCCAGAACTCGACATCACCTACTACTTCACCGACAATCTGGCCGCTGAACTCATCCTCGGCACCACCTATGCCAATATCAATGGCACTGGTTCGATTGAAGGTCTGGGCAAGGTCGGCAAGGTATGGATGCTGCCTCCAACGCTCACCATGCAGTACCACTTCACCAATTTCGGCGCTTTCAAGCCTTATGTCGGTGCGGGCGTGAACTATACCATCTTCTACAATCAGGATGCAGCCGGCGTTGACTATCTCAAGGTCAAGAACACGTTTGGCGGCGCGCTTCAGGTCGGCTTCGACTACATGATCGATGAACATTGGGGTATCAACTTCGATGTGAAGAAGCTGTTCCTCGAACCCAAGTTCGATGCGACTCTGGCTGGCGGCACACAGGTTAGCGGTAAGGCCAAGCTTAACCCTTGGCTGATCGGTACGGGTATCATCTACCGCTTCTAA
- a CDS encoding NUDIX domain-containing protein produces MRFRHFLFHTYFLLRRPMTLGVRAIVLDEQKNSVFLVKHTYVPGWQLPGGGVDSGETFGQALEKELREEGNIFLTGRPELFALYKNAHASKRDHVALYVCRAFEQTEPKQRDREIAEAGFFPLDNLPEGTTPSTKRRLQEALHDLDPLPNW; encoded by the coding sequence ATGCGCTTCCGCCATTTTTTATTTCATACCTATTTTCTATTACGCCGCCCGATGACCCTCGGGGTCAGGGCAATTGTACTTGATGAGCAGAAAAATTCAGTTTTTCTGGTGAAGCACACTTACGTACCCGGCTGGCAATTGCCGGGCGGTGGCGTGGATAGTGGCGAGACATTCGGACAGGCTCTTGAAAAGGAACTGCGTGAGGAAGGTAATATTTTCCTCACCGGACGGCCCGAGCTTTTCGCGCTTTACAAAAATGCTCACGCCTCGAAGCGGGATCATGTGGCACTTTATGTCTGTCGGGCGTTTGAGCAGACAGAGCCGAAACAGCGAGACAGGGAAATAGCGGAAGCCGGTTTCTTTCCGCTCGATAACCTGCCTGAAGGAACGACGCCTTCAACCAAGCGCCGCCTGCAGGAAGCGCTTCACGATCTTGATCCGCTACCAAACTGGTAA
- a CDS encoding metallophosphoesterase has translation MFRLAHISDIHLSPLPRIRYRELASKRITGYINWLRNRKNAMHGTVLDSLIADMLAQKPDHISVTGDLVNLALNLEIDIAHDWLLKLGNPDNVSVVPGNHDAYVPGALDKSCRKWEPWMRGDGVNNEGKRPQFPYMRERGPVAIIGVSSARATAPFMASGDFKSAQAKRLANALDEAGARGLFRVVMIHHPPIHGATPTHKRLYGIRRFQKVIRKHGAELVIHGHTHLATRYDIDGLNGKVPVICVPSASQNFGGHKPPARYNIFNIDRKPEGGWLCQWEQHGIEDESERIIELSRQELKIP, from the coding sequence ATGTTTCGCCTCGCCCATATTTCCGACATCCACCTGTCACCTCTGCCCCGCATTCGCTATCGCGAATTGGCGTCGAAACGTATCACAGGTTACATCAACTGGCTGCGTAATCGTAAAAACGCCATGCACGGCACAGTGCTTGACAGTCTGATTGCCGACATGCTGGCACAAAAGCCTGATCATATCTCAGTGACTGGCGATCTGGTGAACCTTGCCCTCAATCTGGAAATCGACATCGCCCATGACTGGCTGTTGAAGCTTGGCAATCCAGATAACGTATCTGTCGTTCCCGGCAATCACGATGCCTATGTTCCCGGTGCGCTGGATAAATCCTGCCGCAAATGGGAGCCATGGATGCGTGGCGATGGCGTCAACAATGAAGGCAAGCGGCCTCAGTTTCCTTATATGCGCGAACGCGGGCCGGTAGCGATAATCGGCGTCTCGTCTGCACGCGCGACGGCTCCCTTCATGGCCAGTGGTGACTTTAAATCCGCACAGGCCAAGCGCCTGGCCAACGCGCTTGATGAAGCTGGCGCACGCGGACTTTTCCGCGTTGTGATGATCCATCATCCGCCAATACATGGCGCTACACCCACGCATAAGCGGCTGTACGGTATTCGCAGATTTCAGAAAGTTATTCGCAAGCATGGTGCCGAGCTGGTCATTCATGGCCACACGCATCTGGCAACGCGCTATGATATTGACGGGCTGAACGGAAAAGTTCCGGTTATCTGCGTGCCATCTGCCAGCCAGAATTTCGGCGGGCATAAGCCGCCTGCACGCTACAACATCTTCAACATCGACCGGAAACCGGAAGGCGGATGGCTATGCCAGTGGGAACAGCACGGCATTGAAGATGAAAGCGAAAGAATAATCGAGCTCAGCCGGCAAGAGCTGAAAATTCCATAG
- the leuA gene encoding 2-isopropylmalate synthase, protein MNQNVNTPNSAAKHKGMPDAAVKYSPFPYPKLDDRTWPAKRIEKAPIWCSVDLRDGNQALIDPMGHDRKERMFRLLVDMGFPEIEIGFPSASQTDFDFCRWAIEQGDTPDEVDLQVLVQCRPELITRTFEALEGAKTPIIHFYNSTSELQRRVVFNKDVKGIKQIATDAAKMIMDMASKAGGGYRFQYSPESFTGTELEVALEICNAVTEIVKPTAEHKLILNLPSTVEMNTPNVYADQIEWMCRNLDNRENLIISLHPHNDRGTGIAATELGLMAGADRVEGTLFGNGERTGNVDVVTLALNMYTQGIDPELDCTDINRMKDVYEYSNQLKIAERHPYVGELVYTAFSGSHQDAINKGMKVRKTANSPVWEVPYLPIDPQDVGRSYEAIIRINSQSGKGGIAYILQADYGLNLPRNLQVEFREIIQNITDDEGKELPSKRIHEEFQKLYVEQAEGRIKFVDHHTYPDPEQKGRRILTAEITDNGVTKNIEGKGTGPIDGFIDALSKYLGVKMSVIDYSEHSLKQGSDAAAISYVEVAYPDGKLFGAGINDNIVSASLEAIVSAANRVIGK, encoded by the coding sequence ATGAATCAGAACGTAAACACGCCGAATTCCGCTGCTAAGCATAAAGGTATGCCAGACGCGGCCGTGAAATATTCGCCGTTTCCTTACCCAAAACTCGACGACCGCACTTGGCCTGCAAAGCGCATCGAAAAGGCGCCGATCTGGTGTTCGGTCGATTTGCGCGACGGTAATCAGGCACTGATCGACCCAATGGGCCACGACCGTAAGGAACGCATGTTCCGCTTGCTGGTCGATATGGGTTTCCCTGAAATTGAAATCGGCTTTCCATCGGCTTCGCAGACAGATTTCGACTTCTGCCGTTGGGCAATCGAGCAGGGCGACACGCCTGACGAAGTTGATCTGCAGGTGCTGGTGCAGTGCCGTCCTGAATTGATCACGCGTACGTTTGAAGCGCTGGAAGGTGCTAAGACGCCAATCATCCACTTCTACAATTCGACCAGTGAATTGCAGCGCCGCGTTGTTTTCAACAAGGACGTTAAGGGCATCAAGCAGATTGCGACCGATGCCGCAAAGATGATCATGGACATGGCTTCCAAGGCAGGTGGTGGTTATCGTTTCCAGTATTCGCCAGAAAGCTTCACCGGCACCGAGCTGGAAGTGGCGCTGGAAATCTGCAATGCGGTGACGGAAATCGTCAAGCCGACAGCAGAGCACAAGCTGATCCTCAACCTGCCATCCACTGTCGAAATGAACACGCCAAATGTTTACGCCGACCAGATAGAATGGATGTGCCGCAATCTCGACAATCGCGAAAACCTGATCATTTCGCTGCACCCGCACAATGATCGTGGAACGGGCATCGCTGCAACGGAACTCGGCCTGATGGCGGGGGCTGATCGCGTTGAAGGCACGCTGTTCGGCAATGGCGAACGCACCGGCAATGTTGATGTGGTGACGCTGGCGCTCAACATGTACACGCAGGGCATTGATCCAGAGCTGGATTGCACGGACATCAATCGCATGAAGGATGTCTACGAATATTCAAACCAGCTGAAGATTGCCGAGCGTCATCCCTATGTGGGCGAGCTGGTCTATACGGCTTTCTCGGGTTCGCATCAGGATGCGATCAACAAGGGTATGAAGGTTCGCAAGACCGCCAATTCGCCGGTCTGGGAAGTGCCTTATCTGCCAATCGATCCACAGGATGTTGGCCGTTCCTATGAAGCGATCATCCGCATTAATTCGCAGTCTGGTAAGGGCGGTATCGCCTATATTCTGCAGGCTGATTACGGTTTGAACCTGCCGCGCAATCTGCAGGTCGAGTTCCGCGAAATCATCCAGAACATCACGGATGATGAAGGCAAGGAACTGCCATCAAAGCGCATTCATGAAGAGTTCCAGAAGCTCTATGTCGAACAGGCAGAAGGCCGCATCAAGTTCGTGGATCACCACACCTATCCAGATCCTGAACAGAAGGGTCGTCGTATTCTGACCGCTGAAATCACCGATAACGGCGTGACCAAGAATATCGAAGGCAAGGGTACAGGCCCGATTGATGGCTTCATCGATGCGCTGTCGAAATATCTGGGCGTGAAGATGTCGGTTATCGATTACTCCGAGCATTCGCTAAAGCAAGGTTCGGACGCGGCTGCTATTTCCTATGTTGAAGTTGCATACCCGGACGGCAAATTGTTCGGCGCCGGTATCAACGACAACATCGTGAGCGCCTCGCTCGAAGCAATTGTTTCGGCAGCCAATCGCGTAATCGGAAAATAA
- a CDS encoding cation diffusion facilitator family transporter, which translates to MDASVKVRRLAAWSIPVALGVMGLKYLAYAVTGSVALYSDALESIVNVIAALGAWWAISVSYKPADENHPFGHHKAEYISAVVEGVLITIAALLIAKEAWSALENPRQLDEPWLGLAINTGAAVINAFWAMLLIRTGRSARSPALEADGQHIMTDVFTSVGVLVGLVGAVITGWAILDPLLAILVAINILWQGWGVINKSVQGLMDIGVEPSEEMRIRDVISANAGGAIEVHDLKTRIAGRVTFIEFHLVVAAEMSVGDAHVICDRIEDALKTQIESARVVIHVEPEDEAKLPIGTSSVPFA; encoded by the coding sequence ATGGACGCGAGTGTAAAAGTTCGGCGGCTCGCCGCTTGGTCGATTCCTGTTGCGCTGGGCGTAATGGGGCTGAAATATCTGGCCTATGCAGTGACCGGCTCCGTGGCACTCTATTCGGATGCTCTGGAATCCATCGTCAATGTGATTGCGGCACTTGGCGCCTGGTGGGCGATCAGTGTCAGCTATAAGCCAGCGGATGAAAACCACCCGTTTGGCCATCATAAAGCAGAGTATATTTCGGCAGTTGTCGAAGGCGTACTGATTACGATTGCGGCGCTTTTGATTGCAAAAGAAGCATGGTCTGCGCTTGAGAATCCGCGTCAGCTTGATGAGCCGTGGCTGGGTCTTGCGATCAATACGGGCGCTGCTGTGATAAATGCTTTCTGGGCCATGCTGCTTATTCGCACGGGTCGCAGTGCGCGTTCGCCAGCGCTGGAAGCAGATGGTCAGCATATTATGACTGACGTGTTTACATCGGTCGGTGTTCTGGTTGGTCTGGTTGGAGCCGTCATAACAGGCTGGGCGATCCTCGATCCGCTGCTTGCCATTCTGGTTGCTATCAACATTCTCTGGCAGGGGTGGGGCGTTATCAATAAATCCGTACAGGGCTTGATGGATATCGGTGTCGAACCCTCTGAGGAAATGCGGATTCGCGACGTTATTTCAGCAAATGCCGGTGGCGCGATTGAGGTTCATGATCTCAAGACCCGCATTGCAGGCCGTGTAACTTTCATCGAGTTTCATCTGGTTGTGGCTGCCGAAATGAGCGTGGGCGACGCGCATGTCATATGCGACCGAATCGAAGACGCACTGAAGACGCAGATCGAAAGCGCGCGTGTTGTGATCCATGTTGAGCCGGAAGATGAGGCAAAACTGCCGATTGGCACGAGTTCAGTGCCTTTCGCCTAG